A genomic stretch from Candidatus Dormiibacterota bacterium includes:
- a CDS encoding TIGR02530 family flagellar biosynthesis protein has protein sequence MDSNDINRVQSSAIIPGPGPRPVGQPVQIPPTSSESFRSALERASSSSSTSEPLKFSAHAIARLQSRNISLSNDDVAKMNAMADKAAAKGAKNSLFIMRDTAMVVSIKNRTVITAVDAESMKENVFTNIDSAAII, from the coding sequence GTGGATTCGAACGACATCAATCGCGTTCAATCGTCCGCGATTATTCCCGGACCCGGGCCGCGCCCGGTCGGGCAACCGGTCCAGATCCCGCCAACGAGCTCGGAGAGCTTTCGCTCGGCGCTCGAGCGCGCGTCGTCCTCGTCTTCGACGAGCGAGCCGCTCAAGTTCTCGGCGCACGCCATCGCGCGCTTGCAATCGCGCAACATCAGCCTCTCGAACGACGACGTGGCCAAGATGAACGCGATGGCGGACAAAGCTGCGGCGAAAGGTGCGAAAAACTCGCTTTTCATCATGCGCGATACCGCGATGGTGGTAAGCATCAAGAATCGCACCGTCATTACCGCCGTCGATGCGGAATCGATGAAAGAGAACGTGTTCACCAATATCGACTCCGCGGCAATCATTTAA
- a CDS encoding flagellar hook capping FlgD N-terminal domain-containing protein, translating to MSLTTTSGINQLINVNQPTTTPPSSTLGPNAFLTLLTTELQNQDPTQPQDPTQSVTQLAQFSQLQYQQQLSSSFQSFQSNFGVMQAASLVGKTATVNTGTNATTGNSSTATGTISSITVQNGTPYFTMTNSSGTALTDNNGNPLLFSISDIVGIGS from the coding sequence ATGTCCCTAACCACTACGTCCGGAATCAACCAACTGATCAACGTGAATCAGCCGACGACAACGCCGCCGAGTTCTACGCTTGGTCCGAATGCGTTCCTGACGCTACTCACCACGGAGCTGCAGAATCAAGACCCGACGCAGCCCCAAGACCCCACCCAATCGGTGACGCAACTCGCACAATTTTCGCAGTTGCAATACCAGCAGCAGTTGAGCTCGTCGTTCCAATCGTTCCAGTCCAACTTCGGCGTGATGCAGGCTGCATCGCTCGTTGGTAAGACCGCAACGGTGAACACCGGGACCAACGCAACGACCGGCAATTCCTCGACCGCCACCGGTACGATTTCGTCGATCACCGTGCAGAACGGCACGCCCTACTTCACGATGACGAACTCGAGCGGCACCGCGTTGACCGATAACAACGGCAACCCGCTGCTGTTCTCGATCTCGGACATCGTCGGCATCGGTAGCTAA
- a CDS encoding flagellar hook-length control protein FliK has product MASISPFIGILPVAHGGAPGFKSPVTSMQSPTDRGTTVATAPNAFASIFASLGLPGLARGATPQPVASKNDLAGTSSGGATSQVVSQVTGLLQSGVPLSSIIARLSSIISAALHRALPQGMASVSGQIDSSLLQSLTNALSPPAHAPPGTAAEQAATLVAQLQQWLSGVAGVAQGQAGQQSDISGSILDTTSVKETPAQHDTQRTSNFAFDAASLAQSLLATVTASLSPPVSSSPQTAQNAATLVPSVPAHGADTAISSVATSTPAPANGQTAAPDLLARMIVRASSVDAQLNAPAIAAAASEATSQATAAATRGDGTLSTPSMLAARFAAALATTVGVPASGSSSDAQTSTWTGSGFGTGRDTSRTASARSTTDQPSLALGALPTVAMQTQAQQAAMPATPALPDPTAIVEQVVKGMAMRSLSNGTSEIRLRLFPENLGEVSMKLTIAGSSVNASIVAQNSTVQSALVNGHQQLARSLNEAGLTLSGFSVDVSGGDAGNGGNKDRASGFGRHYVIHELPGSPEAIAATGPSSSPSIVNGSTLELFNYLV; this is encoded by the coding sequence ATGGCATCAATCAGTCCTTTTATCGGGATTTTACCGGTAGCGCATGGCGGCGCTCCGGGCTTCAAATCGCCGGTCACCTCCATGCAAAGCCCGACCGATCGGGGCACGACGGTTGCTACGGCACCGAACGCCTTCGCATCGATCTTTGCATCGCTCGGCCTACCCGGCTTAGCGCGCGGCGCGACGCCGCAACCGGTCGCATCGAAGAATGACCTCGCTGGAACTTCGAGCGGCGGTGCAACCTCGCAAGTGGTCTCACAGGTGACGGGTTTGCTGCAAAGTGGAGTCCCACTCTCGTCGATCATTGCCCGCCTCTCGTCGATCATCTCCGCAGCGTTGCATCGAGCATTGCCGCAAGGGATGGCTTCGGTATCGGGTCAGATCGATAGCTCGCTCTTGCAATCCCTCACGAACGCGCTCTCTCCACCCGCACATGCTCCACCTGGAACCGCCGCCGAACAAGCGGCGACCCTCGTAGCGCAGTTGCAGCAATGGCTGAGCGGAGTTGCGGGGGTAGCGCAGGGACAAGCAGGGCAGCAGAGCGACATCTCGGGATCAATCTTGGACACCACTTCGGTGAAAGAAACCCCGGCCCAGCACGACACACAGCGAACGTCAAACTTCGCGTTTGACGCCGCAAGCCTCGCGCAATCGCTCCTCGCAACGGTGACGGCATCGCTGTCTCCGCCTGTTTCGTCTTCTCCGCAGACCGCGCAAAACGCGGCGACGCTCGTACCCTCCGTACCGGCGCACGGCGCCGATACGGCGATATCATCCGTCGCTACGTCAACCCCGGCGCCGGCCAACGGGCAAACGGCTGCACCCGACCTTCTGGCGCGCATGATCGTGCGCGCTTCGAGCGTCGACGCGCAGTTGAATGCTCCGGCGATTGCGGCTGCAGCCTCGGAGGCCACTTCGCAGGCAACCGCCGCCGCTACGCGTGGCGACGGAACGCTCTCAACCCCGTCCATGCTCGCCGCCCGCTTTGCGGCGGCGTTAGCAACGACGGTGGGCGTGCCCGCGTCCGGATCGTCATCCGATGCGCAAACCTCCACGTGGACCGGTTCGGGCTTCGGCACGGGCCGCGACACTTCGCGTACCGCATCTGCCCGCTCCACGACGGATCAGCCGAGCCTTGCGCTCGGTGCGCTTCCGACCGTGGCGATGCAGACGCAAGCGCAACAAGCGGCGATGCCCGCAACGCCCGCGCTACCCGATCCAACGGCGATCGTGGAGCAGGTCGTCAAAGGCATGGCGATGCGCAGCCTCTCCAACGGGACCTCGGAGATTCGGCTGAGATTGTTCCCCGAAAATCTCGGGGAGGTCTCGATGAAGCTCACGATCGCGGGATCTTCGGTCAACGCCAGTATCGTAGCGCAGAACAGCACCGTGCAAAGCGCGCTGGTTAACGGCCACCAACAACTCGCGCGTTCCTTGAATGAAGCCGGCCTGACCCTCTCGGGTTTCTCGGTCGACGTTTCGGGGGGCGATGCCGGTAACGGCGGCAACAAAGACCGTGCCTCCGGCTTCGGCCGACACTACGTCATCCACGAACTACCGGGATCGCCCGAAGCGATCGCGGCAACCGGCCCGAGTTCGTCGCCCTCGATCGTCAACGGATCGACCCTCGAACTCTTCAACTATCTCGTCTAG
- the aroF gene encoding 3-deoxy-7-phosphoheptulonate synthase — MYQLASRGEREGSIVDVDGVRFGEGFVVIAGPCAVEDEFQMEAVTRGVASCGAHMLRGGAFKPRTSPYSFQGLGEAGVELIARVAEKHRMPTVVEAMAESQLGLLSSHVSMIQIGARNMQNYSLLQAAARTGKPILLKRGPAATLDEVLYAAEYLLVEGNERVVLCERGVRGFDPQTRNLFDLAGALRLKELTHLPVIVDPSHATGRRSLIAPLVAASAAAGLDGAMVEVHPDPARARSDAEQALDLGAFAGLMARVAPAPKVAASPSR, encoded by the coding sequence GTGTATCAATTGGCGAGCAGGGGAGAGCGTGAAGGGTCGATCGTCGACGTGGACGGGGTGCGTTTCGGTGAGGGCTTCGTCGTTATCGCCGGCCCGTGCGCCGTCGAGGACGAGTTCCAGATGGAGGCGGTCACGCGCGGCGTTGCGTCCTGCGGCGCCCACATGCTTCGCGGCGGCGCTTTCAAGCCGCGGACGTCGCCGTACTCATTCCAAGGCTTGGGTGAAGCCGGGGTCGAGCTGATCGCGCGCGTCGCCGAAAAGCATCGGATGCCGACGGTCGTGGAAGCGATGGCCGAATCGCAACTCGGCCTGCTTTCCTCGCACGTATCGATGATTCAGATCGGTGCGCGGAACATGCAGAACTACTCGTTGCTGCAGGCCGCCGCCCGAACCGGGAAGCCGATCCTGCTCAAGCGCGGCCCGGCCGCGACGTTGGACGAGGTCCTGTACGCCGCCGAGTACCTCTTGGTCGAGGGCAACGAGCGGGTGGTTTTATGCGAACGCGGCGTCCGCGGATTCGATCCGCAGACCCGCAACCTCTTCGATTTGGCTGGGGCGCTGCGGCTCAAGGAGCTAACGCACTTGCCCGTGATAGTCGACCCCAGCCATGCGACCGGACGGCGCAGCTTGATTGCGCCGCTGGTCGCAGCGTCCGCCGCGGCGGGTTTGGACGGTGCGATGGTGGAGGTCCATCCGGACCCGGCCCGCGCGCGGTCGGACGCAGAACAGGCACTCGACTTGGGTGCCTTCGCCGGACTGATGGCCCGGGTAGCGCCTGCCCCTAAGGTCGCCGCCTCGCCGAGCCGATGA
- a CDS encoding aminodeoxychorismate/anthranilate synthase component II, with amino-acid sequence MNVRVLFVDNYDSFAYNVVHLFAAAGCAPDVVLNDDSVLEAALLDRYDALAIGPGPGNPSQKPQMMALLRAAIARSMPTFGVCLGLQAIGEALGATVTHAPSQMHGKTSAISHDASGVFSGLPSPFTATRYHSLALDPATIPSALLVTARSEDGVIQGIAHRALPVHAVQFHPESVLSEHGEALIRNFLRLARLTATAAP; translated from the coding sequence GTGAATGTGCGCGTTCTGTTCGTTGATAATTACGATTCGTTTGCGTACAACGTCGTGCATTTGTTTGCGGCGGCGGGTTGTGCGCCGGACGTGGTGCTGAACGACGATTCGGTGCTTGAAGCCGCGTTGCTCGATCGCTACGATGCGCTGGCGATCGGCCCGGGGCCCGGTAATCCGTCGCAGAAGCCGCAGATGATGGCGCTGCTGCGAGCGGCGATCGCGCGTTCGATGCCGACGTTCGGCGTCTGCCTGGGATTGCAGGCGATCGGGGAAGCGCTGGGCGCAACCGTAACGCACGCGCCCAGCCAAATGCATGGGAAGACCTCCGCCATTTCGCACGACGCTTCGGGCGTCTTTAGCGGCCTGCCCTCGCCGTTTACGGCGACGCGCTATCATTCGCTCGCATTGGACCCGGCCACGATCCCTTCGGCGTTGCTGGTTACGGCCCGCAGCGAAGACGGCGTGATTCAGGGGATCGCCCATCGCGCGTTGCCGGTGCACGCGGTGCAATTCCACCCGGAGTCGGTGCTGAGCGAGCACGGCGAAGCGTTGATTCGCAATTTTTTGCGGCTCGCGCGATTGACGGCTACGGCGGCACCGTGA
- a CDS encoding anthranilate synthase component I family protein: MRSFGEISVEGRPQPGGLLVSRARTIGSDVLTPIGAYRALATPGNACLLESVEHGGRISRYSFIGLDYLHSESFEATPDMYERIRAMVRGYRIAGDRPELGGALLAFAYDAARPSARMNPGHAAEPPMPAAYVTIPSSWLIFDHFTHTLTIWACGEDERSVDARIDAYIERLLAARPVLAAPVRAIGPVWSSLDRDAYLSRVARIKQHIYDGDVYQLQIGIRFGVDLEGDAFDLYRALRRRNPSPYMFYVDAPFGQLLGASPEFLVRLEGRRARIRPLAGTRSRGANEAEDERIAGELLQNEKERAEHVMLVDLGRNDLGAVCEYGSVAVDELLQIERYSHVMHIVSDVVGTLRDGRDGLDLFRAGFPAGTVTGTPKVRAMQLIDEFEPVSRGFYAGSIGRWSFGGDFDSCITLRSLHAHDRRVYWQASAGIVADSDPQSEYEEVLQKTRIAREVLGL, from the coding sequence ATGCGTTCGTTCGGAGAAATATCCGTAGAAGGCCGCCCGCAACCGGGCGGCCTTCTCGTATCCCGGGCCCGCACCATCGGGTCCGACGTCCTCACGCCGATCGGCGCCTATCGCGCGCTGGCAACGCCGGGCAACGCGTGTTTGCTCGAAAGCGTCGAGCACGGCGGCCGCATCTCGCGCTACTCGTTCATCGGCCTGGATTACCTGCACAGCGAATCGTTCGAGGCCACCCCCGACATGTACGAGCGCATTCGCGCGATGGTGCGTGGCTATCGGATCGCAGGCGATCGCCCGGAACTCGGCGGTGCACTGCTCGCATTTGCCTACGACGCCGCTCGGCCGTCCGCGCGGATGAACCCCGGGCACGCCGCCGAGCCGCCCATGCCCGCCGCCTATGTGACGATTCCGTCGAGCTGGCTCATCTTCGACCACTTCACGCACACGTTAACGATCTGGGCCTGCGGGGAGGACGAGCGATCCGTCGACGCACGTATCGATGCGTATATCGAGCGTCTGCTGGCCGCGCGACCGGTCCTTGCCGCGCCCGTACGAGCGATCGGCCCCGTGTGGTCGTCGCTCGATCGCGATGCCTACCTGAGTCGCGTCGCGCGGATCAAACAGCACATCTACGACGGCGACGTCTATCAACTCCAAATCGGCATCCGCTTCGGCGTCGATCTAGAGGGCGACGCGTTCGATCTCTACCGCGCGCTGCGGCGAAGAAATCCCTCTCCCTACATGTTCTACGTGGACGCGCCGTTCGGGCAATTGCTTGGCGCCTCGCCGGAGTTCTTGGTGCGTCTTGAAGGGCGCCGCGCGCGCATTCGCCCGCTCGCCGGCACCCGCTCGCGCGGCGCGAATGAAGCAGAAGACGAACGGATCGCCGGCGAGTTGCTGCAGAACGAAAAGGAACGCGCCGAGCACGTGATGCTGGTCGATCTCGGTCGCAACGATTTGGGCGCGGTTTGCGAATACGGCAGCGTCGCCGTGGACGAACTCTTGCAAATCGAGCGCTATAGCCACGTGATGCACATCGTTTCCGACGTGGTGGGAACGCTACGCGACGGCCGCGACGGCCTCGATCTCTTCCGAGCCGGCTTCCCCGCGGGGACGGTCACAGGAACGCCCAAAGTGCGCGCGATGCAACTCATCGACGAATTCGAACCGGTCTCGCGTGGTTTCTACGCGGGAAGCATCGGCCGCTGGTCCTTCGGCGGAGACTTCGATTCATGCATCACGCTGCGCAGCTTGCACGCGCACGATAGACGCGTGTATTGGCAAGCCTCCGCGGGCATCGTCGCCGATAGCGACCCGCAATCGGAGTACGAAGAAGTGCTACAGAAGACGCGCATCGCGCGCGAGGTATTGGGATTGTGA
- the fliJ gene encoding flagellar export protein FliJ encodes MARRFRFTLQPLLEHRGRIENQKQQAVALRQIAHDEAQRDLDRLDREFRDSSARLRTEHKRYDLEQLRLHYAHVQFLDRAIVAQIRVVAERRIELDRSRQELLASSKERKIVEKLKERRREAFTNEELRIEQNELDDGNARRFGRSMQQMGGAS; translated from the coding sequence ATGGCACGCCGCTTCCGCTTTACGCTGCAACCGCTCCTCGAGCACCGCGGCCGCATCGAAAACCAAAAGCAGCAAGCCGTGGCGCTGCGTCAGATCGCGCACGATGAAGCCCAGCGCGATCTCGACCGGCTCGACCGCGAGTTTCGCGATAGTTCGGCGCGCTTGCGCACCGAGCATAAACGCTACGACCTCGAGCAGTTACGGCTCCATTACGCGCACGTGCAATTTCTCGATCGAGCCATCGTGGCGCAGATCCGCGTGGTCGCCGAGCGTAGGATCGAGCTCGACCGCTCGCGCCAGGAACTCTTGGCATCGAGCAAAGAACGCAAGATCGTGGAGAAGCTCAAAGAGCGTCGCCGCGAAGCATTTACGAACGAAGAGTTGCGCATCGAGCAGAACGAACTCGACGACGGAAACGCTCGCCGGTTCGGCCGGAGCATGCAACAGATGGGAGGAGCATCGTGA
- the fliI gene encoding flagellar protein export ATPase FliI, with protein MTFNADRYIANLRNADLVSQYGKVRQVIGVVIESHGPNMAIGETCSISYKRTAEPVLAEVVGFRDSKVLIMPLGELKGIGAGSDVIAHGKPLEIGVTDRLLGRVLDGLGRPMDGKGSIVADHRAEVNSAPPGALTRQRVTEPLALGIRAIDGMLTCGKGQRVGVFAGSGVGKSTILGMIARNTSADVNVIALVGERGKEVRDFIERDLGEEGLRRSVVVVSTSDQPALVRIKAASVAMTIAEYFRDQGLDVMFMMDSVTRFAMAQREVGLAIGEPTTTRGYTPSVFAMLPKLLERAGTSQRGTITGLFSVLVDGDDMNEPVADAVRSILDGHIVLSRQLASANHYPAIDVLQSVSRVMPDVVDENHYSAASAIRDVLATYRDAEDLINIGAYVQGSNPRVDLALSKIESIRHFLRQGIYETTGYEQAVQSLMSVA; from the coding sequence ATGACGTTTAACGCCGACCGCTATATCGCCAACTTACGCAACGCGGATCTCGTTTCGCAGTACGGCAAAGTTCGCCAGGTCATCGGTGTGGTGATCGAGAGCCACGGTCCGAATATGGCGATCGGCGAAACGTGCTCGATTTCGTACAAGCGTACCGCCGAGCCGGTGCTTGCCGAAGTCGTCGGATTTCGCGACAGCAAGGTCTTGATTATGCCGCTTGGCGAGCTCAAGGGCATCGGCGCCGGCAGCGACGTGATCGCGCATGGAAAGCCGCTCGAAATCGGAGTCACCGATCGGCTGCTGGGCCGCGTGCTCGACGGCCTGGGCCGCCCGATGGACGGTAAGGGATCGATCGTGGCCGATCATCGCGCCGAAGTGAACTCGGCGCCGCCCGGGGCGCTCACGCGCCAACGGGTAACCGAGCCGCTGGCGCTGGGTATCCGGGCGATCGACGGAATGTTGACCTGCGGTAAGGGGCAGCGCGTCGGCGTGTTCGCCGGTTCCGGCGTCGGCAAATCGACGATTTTGGGGATGATCGCGCGTAACACGTCGGCCGACGTCAACGTGATCGCCTTGGTCGGCGAGCGCGGTAAAGAAGTACGCGACTTCATCGAGCGCGATCTCGGCGAAGAGGGCCTGCGCCGCAGCGTCGTCGTCGTCTCCACCAGCGATCAGCCGGCTCTGGTCCGCATCAAGGCCGCATCCGTGGCAATGACGATCGCCGAGTACTTTCGCGACCAAGGGTTGGACGTGATGTTCATGATGGACTCGGTCACGCGGTTTGCCATGGCCCAGCGCGAGGTGGGCCTAGCGATCGGCGAGCCGACGACGACTCGCGGCTACACGCCATCGGTCTTCGCCATGCTCCCAAAACTGCTCGAGCGAGCCGGGACGTCCCAACGCGGGACGATTACGGGACTCTTCTCGGTTTTGGTGGACGGAGACGACATGAACGAGCCGGTTGCCGATGCGGTGCGCTCGATTCTCGACGGGCACATCGTGCTTTCGCGCCAACTCGCCTCGGCGAATCATTATCCCGCCATCGACGTCCTGCAGAGCGTCAGCCGCGTGATGCCCGACGTCGTCGATGAAAACCACTACTCGGCGGCATCGGCGATTCGCGACGTGCTTGCGACCTATCGCGATGCCGAAGATCTCATCAACATCGGCGCCTACGTGCAGGGCAGCAATCCCCGCGTCGATCTAGCGCTCTCGAAAATCGAATCGATCCGACACTTTCTGCGGCAAGGCATCTACGAAACGACCGGGTACGAACAGGCGGTGCAGTCGCTCATGAGCGTCGCATAA
- a CDS encoding FliH/SctL family protein, translated as MGKVVREARFIDGSYVVPIPHFDRAAEPERQGELDARFAAPFRGDADVLEQPVPEPIVEETPVPQIDWDAVAAEADALIDRAAEDARTLLADAAERGRALIARADERVLEIESQAKASAREQGFAEGRQQIEAETASLIATLRELVDSARNERHTVIEGAEPELVRLAMAIAESVVHQHIALDPSVVVENVRNALTRLVSREVVTLRVNPIDLDMIRQHRDAIVASHDVEHLRIVEDQRVDRGGVVLETEAGTIDAKISTQLREARKALQNDEAIELGQSGTELLRPPAQAS; from the coding sequence ATGGGTAAAGTCGTTCGCGAAGCGCGCTTTATCGACGGTTCGTACGTCGTCCCGATCCCGCATTTCGATCGTGCCGCCGAGCCCGAGCGGCAGGGAGAACTCGACGCCCGCTTCGCGGCGCCGTTCCGTGGCGATGCGGACGTGCTCGAGCAGCCGGTTCCCGAACCGATCGTTGAAGAAACGCCGGTACCGCAGATCGATTGGGACGCGGTTGCCGCCGAAGCGGACGCATTGATCGATCGGGCCGCGGAGGATGCGCGGACGCTGCTTGCGGACGCAGCCGAACGCGGACGCGCGCTCATCGCGCGAGCCGACGAGCGCGTCCTCGAGATCGAGAGCCAGGCCAAGGCGAGCGCTCGCGAACAGGGATTCGCCGAGGGTCGCCAGCAGATCGAAGCCGAGACGGCCTCACTGATCGCGACGTTGCGCGAGCTCGTTGACTCGGCGCGTAACGAACGCCACACGGTTATCGAGGGCGCGGAGCCGGAGCTGGTACGTCTGGCGATGGCGATCGCCGAAAGCGTCGTGCATCAACACATCGCGTTGGATCCTAGCGTCGTGGTCGAAAACGTCCGCAATGCGCTCACGCGCTTAGTGTCGCGCGAGGTCGTAACGCTCCGCGTCAATCCGATAGATCTCGACATGATCCGCCAGCATCGCGATGCGATCGTGGCGTCGCACGACGTCGAGCACTTGCGGATCGTCGAGGATCAGCGCGTGGATCGCGGCGGCGTCGTCCTCGAGACCGAGGCCGGCACGATCGATGCCAAGATTTCCACGCAGTTGCGCGAAGCGCGCAAGGCGCTGCAGAACGATGAGGCCATCGAACTCGGCCAATCCGGCACGGAGCTGCTCCGTCCGCCGGCCCAGGCGAGCTAG
- the fliG gene encoding flagellar motor switch protein FliG, with protein sequence MESPIVNLSGSGFAETAFAASPFSDAPQIEISGPEKAAILLITLGLELSATIFKFLRQDEVERIVLEIAKITTVSIERRDAVVQEAYQRAIALKYINEGGIEYAKEILERSFGSGQADDMTSRLFAALKHGNPLELIKNTEPAQLLQFIQDEHPQTIALILVYMQAEQAGAVLSALPPELQAEVAMRIAILQKTAPEVLEQLDELLGRRLLVQGADFAKAGGVQSLANVMNFVDRETEKNILDGLAKRDPELAQEVKNLLFVFEDIVNLDDRSIQRILKEVDGKDLALALKVANDELLGRVYKNMSSRAASMLKEEIELLGPTRMREVGKAQQQIVDVIRTLEENGQIVIARGAKDERLV encoded by the coding sequence ATGGAATCGCCGATCGTCAATCTGTCGGGTTCCGGATTTGCCGAAACCGCATTCGCGGCGTCGCCCTTCAGCGACGCACCGCAGATCGAAATCTCCGGTCCCGAGAAGGCCGCAATCCTGTTGATCACGCTGGGGCTCGAACTCTCGGCAACGATCTTTAAGTTCTTACGGCAGGACGAAGTCGAGCGCATCGTTCTCGAAATCGCCAAGATCACGACCGTCTCGATCGAACGGCGCGACGCCGTCGTTCAAGAAGCCTATCAGCGTGCGATTGCCCTAAAGTACATCAACGAAGGCGGCATCGAATACGCGAAGGAGATTCTCGAGCGGAGCTTCGGTTCGGGCCAAGCCGACGATATGACCAGCCGCCTGTTCGCGGCGCTCAAACACGGCAATCCCCTAGAGCTGATCAAAAACACCGAACCCGCACAGCTGCTGCAATTCATCCAAGACGAACATCCGCAGACGATCGCGCTGATATTGGTGTACATGCAGGCCGAACAGGCCGGCGCGGTACTCTCGGCGCTCCCGCCCGAACTCCAAGCGGAGGTTGCGATGCGCATTGCGATCTTGCAGAAAACCGCACCGGAAGTTCTGGAGCAACTCGACGAGCTGCTCGGACGCCGTCTGCTCGTTCAGGGCGCGGATTTTGCGAAGGCCGGCGGCGTGCAGTCGCTTGCGAACGTGATGAACTTCGTCGACCGCGAGACCGAGAAAAACATCTTAGACGGATTGGCAAAGCGCGACCCGGAACTCGCTCAAGAAGTCAAGAACCTGCTCTTCGTCTTCGAGGACATCGTCAATCTCGACGATCGCTCGATCCAGCGTATCCTCAAAGAGGTGGACGGCAAAGATCTGGCTCTCGCGCTCAAAGTTGCGAACGACGAACTGCTCGGCCGCGTCTACAAAAATATGTCATCGCGCGCCGCAAGCATGCTCAAAGAAGAGATCGAGCTGCTGGGACCGACACGGATGCGTGAGGTCGGCAAGGCGCAGCAGCAGATCGTGGACGTGATTCGTACGCTCGAAGAGAACGGGCAGATCGTTATCGCGCGTGGCGCTAAAGACGAACGACTGGTTTAA